A single genomic interval of Musa acuminata AAA Group cultivar baxijiao chromosome BXJ3-4, Cavendish_Baxijiao_AAA, whole genome shotgun sequence harbors:
- the LOC135635510 gene encoding ranBP2-type zinc finger protein At1g67325-like isoform X2 — protein sequence MSSTKMDDRGSVRSKRPRSEGFRRDGDWTCPQCGNVNFSFRTACNRGSCGAARPSASPSPITRTTPVHGTFDHPGPSYYGDVGGPPPMRLGMLSGYPSSFTLHRMQYGYGPPSGAPGPYSLLSPYGPSRPLGVYGYGPGPVMDGYGGPGTVMDGYGGPGPIMDRYGYGYEGSPMPTSGPASRELFDNSTSRKRRGGPDGLLEGDWICPQCENVNFAFRTTCNMKKCGTPKPTTAPNRYSKDVSDAPEGSWTCDKCNNLNYPFRNVCNRKGCENEKPSST from the exons ATGTCTTCCACCAAG ATGGATGATCGAGGCTCAGTACGATCCAAAAGGCCCCGCAGCGAGG GTTTTAGGCGTGATGGAGATTGGACTTGCCCTCAATGTGGAAATGTGAACTTCAGTTTTAGGACAGCATGCAATCGTGGAAGTTGTGGTGCTGCCCGGCCATCTGCCAGTCCCAGTCCA ATAACTAGAACAACGCCTGTCCATGGTACTTTTGATCATCCAGGGCCTAGTTATTATGGTGATGTCGGGGGTCCACCACCCATGCGACTTGGAATGTTGAGTGGCTATCCTTCCTCCTTTACACTTCATCGGATGCAGTATGGTTATGGACCACCCAGTGGTGCTCCTGGCCCATACAGTCTTCTCTCTCCATATGGTCCATCAAGACCTCTAGGag TTTATGGTTATGGCCCTGGTCCTGTCATGGATGGATATGGTGGCCCTGGTACTGTCATGGATGGATATGGTGGCCCTGGTCCTATCATGGACAGATATGGCTATGGGTACGAAGGATCTCCAATGCCG ACATCAGGTCCAGCATCTAGAGAGCTGTTTGATAATAGTACTTCACGTAAACGTCGTGGAG GTCCTGATGGGTTATTGGAGGGTGATTGGATATGTCCTCAATGTGAGAATGTTAACTTTGCCTTCAGAACAACTTGTAACATGAAGAAATGTGGAACTCCTAAGCCTACCACT GCCCCAAACCGATACAGCAAGGATGTATCAGATGCCCCAGAAGGTAGCTGGACTTGTGACAAATGTAACAATCTCAATTATCCATTCCGGAACGTGTGCAACCGGAAAGGCTGTGAAAACGAGAAGCCTTCTTCTACTTAA
- the LOC135635510 gene encoding ranBP2-type zinc finger protein At1g67325-like isoform X1: MSSTKMDDRGSVRSKRPRSEGFRRDGDWTCPQCGNVNFSFRTACNRGSCGAARPSASPSPVSLITRTTPVHGTFDHPGPSYYGDVGGPPPMRLGMLSGYPSSFTLHRMQYGYGPPSGAPGPYSLLSPYGPSRPLGVYGYGPGPVMDGYGGPGTVMDGYGGPGPIMDRYGYGYEGSPMPTSGPASRELFDNSTSRKRRGGPDGLLEGDWICPQCENVNFAFRTTCNMKKCGTPKPTTAPNRYSKDVSDAPEGSWTCDKCNNLNYPFRNVCNRKGCENEKPSST, from the exons ATGTCTTCCACCAAG ATGGATGATCGAGGCTCAGTACGATCCAAAAGGCCCCGCAGCGAGG GTTTTAGGCGTGATGGAGATTGGACTTGCCCTCAATGTGGAAATGTGAACTTCAGTTTTAGGACAGCATGCAATCGTGGAAGTTGTGGTGCTGCCCGGCCATCTGCCAGTCCCAGTCCAGTGAGCTTA ATAACTAGAACAACGCCTGTCCATGGTACTTTTGATCATCCAGGGCCTAGTTATTATGGTGATGTCGGGGGTCCACCACCCATGCGACTTGGAATGTTGAGTGGCTATCCTTCCTCCTTTACACTTCATCGGATGCAGTATGGTTATGGACCACCCAGTGGTGCTCCTGGCCCATACAGTCTTCTCTCTCCATATGGTCCATCAAGACCTCTAGGag TTTATGGTTATGGCCCTGGTCCTGTCATGGATGGATATGGTGGCCCTGGTACTGTCATGGATGGATATGGTGGCCCTGGTCCTATCATGGACAGATATGGCTATGGGTACGAAGGATCTCCAATGCCG ACATCAGGTCCAGCATCTAGAGAGCTGTTTGATAATAGTACTTCACGTAAACGTCGTGGAG GTCCTGATGGGTTATTGGAGGGTGATTGGATATGTCCTCAATGTGAGAATGTTAACTTTGCCTTCAGAACAACTTGTAACATGAAGAAATGTGGAACTCCTAAGCCTACCACT GCCCCAAACCGATACAGCAAGGATGTATCAGATGCCCCAGAAGGTAGCTGGACTTGTGACAAATGTAACAATCTCAATTATCCATTCCGGAACGTGTGCAACCGGAAAGGCTGTGAAAACGAGAAGCCTTCTTCTACTTAA
- the LOC135635509 gene encoding pentatricopeptide repeat-containing protein At2g44880-like: MGSGGRIGELWTPEERHCFYLLQRIPSQPVATSSAAAATLLKIQAFLLRRGTLHANLSLFTRLISAFSDLAALASPLVAAALLRHARRLFDCRPSQDAFLCGSFIRALVRNRLFRESIFLYRDLLRHPPSPVEPPFSPDGYTFPLLLKACAALSGDPSEHREGPQLHSHVIKTGFCGHAFSSTGLVDMYAKTSDMTSARKVFDDMPLKSLASWTSMAIGYARGGEAGAAMELFQLMPEKDTAAFNAMIDVFVKKGHMASARRLFDEMSDRNVVSWTSLISGYCKVGDMEAASVLFDAMPEKNLYSWNVMIGGHCQNRQPHQALELFRELQSTCCLPQPDNVTLVSVLPAVADLGAIDLGRWIHSYARRKGLDQVITVSIALVDMYAKCGDVCEARRVFDAMPIKDTAAWNAMINGLAVNGRAKAALAVFTEMRRAGVCPNEVTMIGVLSACSHGGLVEEGRRWFNEMEALHVERRVEHYGCMVDLLGRSGRLGEAETLLEEMPCGPNGIVLSSLLFACGRHGDMVRAERAMRRASAVEPGNWRNYVVMRNLYARKKKWRDVERMQEAVRDHGGKREAGCSVVEVGHRAWEFVSGDRVHPQSQSIYELLDELLQQIKGQGEEEEDRLILASEVQSTSVAVS; the protein is encoded by the coding sequence ATGGGATCGGGTGGACGCATCGGAGAGCTTTGGACTCCCGAAGAGAGACACTGCTTCTACCTCCTCCAGCGAATCCCGTCTCAACCTGTGGCCacttcctccgccgccgccgctacgCTCCTCAAAATCCAAGCCTTCCTCCTCCGACGCGGCACCCTCCACGCCAACCTCTCACTCTTCACCCGCCTCATCTCCGCCTTCTCTGACCTCGCCGCTCTCGCCTCTCCCCTCGTCGCTGCCGCCCTCCTACGCCACGCCCGCCGCCTGTTCGACTGCCGCCCCTCCCAGGACGCCTTCCTCTGCGGTTCCTTCATCCGGGCCCTCGTGCGCAATCGCCTCTTCCGCGAGTCAATCTTCCTCTACAGGGATCTGTTGAGGCACCCGCCTTCCCCTGTCGAGCCTCCCTTCTCCCCCGACGGCTACACCTTTCCCTTGCTCCTCAAGGCCTGTGCCGCCCTCTCCGGCGACCCATCGGAACATAGAGAAGGGCCTCAACTCCACTCACACGTTATCAAGACGGGATTTTGCGGCCATGCCTTCTCGTCCACCGGATTGGTCGACATGTACGCAAAAACCAGCGACATGACATCTGCGAGGAAGGTGTTTGATGATATGCCGCTGAAGAGTCTGGCATCGTGGACCTCGATGGCCATCGGTTACGCAAGGGGTGGCGAAGCAGGTGCTGCCATGGAATTGTTTCAGTTGATGCCCGAGAAGGACACGGCAGCCTTCAATGCGATGATCGATGTTTTCGTGAAGAAAGGCCACATGGCTTCCGCCAGGCGACTGTTCGACGAGATGAGTGATCGAAACGTCGTTTCTTGGACCAGCTTGATCTCAGGGTATTGCAAGGTCGGGGACATGGAGGCAGCCAGCGTACTGTTCGATGCAATGCCAGAGAAGAATCTCTACTCCTGGAACGTGATGATTGGTGGGCATTGCCAGAACAGACAGCCCCATCAGGCACTGGAATTATTTCGGGAGCTGCAGTCCACTTGCTGCCTTCCTCAACCCGACAATGTGACCCTCGTCAGTGTTCTCCCTGCAGTAGCTGATCTGGGCGCGATTGATCTCGGTAGGTGGATCCACAGCTACGCTCGAAGAAAAGGCCTGGATCAGGTGATCACCGTTTCTATCGCACTAGTCGACATGTATGCTAAATGTGGGGATGTCTGCGAGGCGAGACGAGTCTTCGACGCCATGCCGATCAAGGATACAGCCGCGTGGAACGCCATGATCAATGGGCTTGCCGTGAATGGTCGAGCGAAGGCGGCGTTAGCTGTGTTCACTGAGATGCGGCGAGCCGGGGTCTGCCCGAACGAGGTGACAATGATCGGGGTTTTGTCCGCTTGCAGCCACGGTGGGCTGGTCGAGGAAGGTCGGAGGTGGTTCAATGAGATGGAGGCACTCCATGTCGAGCGCAGGGTCGAGCACTACGGCTGCATGGTCGACTTACTGGGACGAAGTGGGCGTCTCGGGGAAGCCGAGACGCTGCTCGAAGAAATGCCCTGCGGTCCTAACGGGATAGTCTTGAGCTCTTTGCTCTTTGCCTGTGGGCGCCATGGGGATATGGTGAGGGCCGAGAGAGCCATGCGGAGGGCAAGTGCGGTTGAGCCTGGCAACTGGAGGAACTACGTCGTGATGAGGAATCTGTACGCAAGGAAGAAGAAATGGAGGGACGTGGAGAGGATGCAGGAAGCCGTGAGGGACCATGGGGGCAAGAGGGAGGCAGGATGTAGTGTGGTTGAGGTTGGCCACAGGGCTTGGGAGTTCGTATCGGGCGACAGAGTTCACCCTCAGAGCCAGTCCATATACGAGCTGCTTGATGAATTGCTGCAGCAGATCAAAGggcaaggggaggaggaggaagacaggTTAATCCTCGCAAGCGAAGTCCAAAGCACATCTGTCGCTGTGAGCTGA